CCGGGCCCCCAGCTTGCGGTGGGCCTCGTTGAGGGGCGTACGCCGGGTCATTGACTTCTCCATGGGCAGAAAAAGGGGGGTGGCGAAACGGCGCGGACTATAGCGGCGCACCTTCTCCGATCAAGGCCGACGCGGAAGGGACTAAACTCCTCCCGACATGAAGATCCGCAACTGCCTCAATCCCTCCCGGCCAAGCTTCTCCTTCGAGTTTTTTCCTCCCAAGACGGACGCGGGCGTGGCCTCGCTCCTGCGCACGGTGGAGGAGCTTGCGCCGCTGGAGCCGGGGTTCGTGTCGGTGACGTACGGGGCGGGCGGGAGCACGCGCGACCGGACGGTGGAGCTGGTCACACACATCAAGCAGCAGTCCGGCATCGAGGCGATGGCGCACCTGACCTGCGTGGGTCACACCCGCGACGAGCTTCGTGACGTGCTGCGCCGGCTCGACGCGGCAGGCATCGAGAACGTGCTCCTGCTGCGCGGGGACCCGCCGCAGGGGCAGACGACGTTCGAGCCGGTGCCCGGGGGCTTCCGCTACGCGGAGGAGCTGGTCCGATTCGTCCGAGAAGAGGATTTCAACTTCTGCATCGGGGGTGCGTGCTATCCGGAGGGCCACGTGGAGACGGCGTCGCGCGAGGACGACCTCCAACACCTGAAGGCCAAGGTGGATGCGGGGATGGACTTCGTGGTGACGCAGCTCTTCTTCGACAACGCCTTCTATTTCGACTTCGTGGAGCGGGCGCGGCGGGTGGGCATCAACGTCCCCATCGTCCCCGGCATCATGCCCATCACCAACTACGAGCAGGTCCAACGCTTCACG
This genomic stretch from Corallococcus caeni harbors:
- the metF gene encoding methylenetetrahydrofolate reductase [NAD(P)H]: MKIRNCLNPSRPSFSFEFFPPKTDAGVASLLRTVEELAPLEPGFVSVTYGAGGSTRDRTVELVTHIKQQSGIEAMAHLTCVGHTRDELRDVLRRLDAAGIENVLLLRGDPPQGQTTFEPVPGGFRYAEELVRFVREEDFNFCIGGACYPEGHVETASREDDLQHLKAKVDAGMDFVVTQLFFDNAFYFDFVERARRVGINVPIVPGIMPITNYEQVQRFTRMCGATVPMRLALQMERVKDQPDAVVQLGVAHATVQCMELLSRGVPGIHFYTLNKSPATRMIVGALKGRS